The Gemmata palustris genome includes a region encoding these proteins:
- a CDS encoding zinc-dependent alcohol dehydrogenase — protein sequence MKALCWHGSGDVRVDSVPDAKIEQPSDALIKITSTAICGSDLHLLDGYQPGMEKGDILGHEPMGVVIEVGSKVTKLKKGDRVVVPFTISCGSCFFCQKTLFSCCDTTNPNAKVAEKAMGHSPAGLFGFSHLVGGYAGGQAEFLRVPHADVGPIKIESDLPDEKVLFLSDIFPTGYMAAENACIEKGDTVAVWGCGPVAQFAIKSAWMLGAGRVIAIDRVPERLKMAEEHGKAETINFDKVSVYDQLQEMTKGRGPDRCIDAVGCEAHAAGTIDSVLDKAKATVGLTTDRAHVLREAIMCCRKAGTISVPGVYVGFPDKIPFGAFMNKGLTMKSGQTHVQRYLRPLLDKIEKGEIDPSFVITHKLPLADAPAAYKTFRDKKDGCIKVVLKP from the coding sequence ATGAAGGCCCTCTGCTGGCACGGTAGCGGTGACGTCCGCGTCGATTCCGTTCCCGACGCCAAGATCGAGCAACCGAGCGACGCCCTCATCAAGATCACCTCGACCGCCATCTGCGGGTCCGACCTACACCTCCTGGACGGCTACCAGCCGGGGATGGAGAAGGGCGACATCCTCGGGCACGAGCCGATGGGCGTCGTCATCGAGGTGGGCAGCAAGGTTACCAAACTCAAGAAGGGCGACCGCGTGGTGGTGCCGTTCACCATTTCCTGCGGGTCGTGCTTCTTTTGCCAGAAGACCCTGTTCTCGTGCTGTGACACCACGAACCCGAACGCCAAGGTCGCCGAAAAGGCGATGGGCCACTCCCCGGCCGGGCTGTTCGGGTTTTCGCACCTCGTGGGCGGGTACGCGGGCGGACAGGCCGAGTTCCTTCGAGTGCCGCACGCCGACGTCGGGCCGATTAAGATCGAGTCCGACCTGCCCGACGAGAAGGTGCTGTTCCTCTCGGACATCTTCCCTACCGGGTACATGGCCGCCGAGAACGCGTGCATCGAGAAGGGCGACACGGTCGCGGTGTGGGGGTGCGGCCCGGTCGCCCAGTTCGCGATCAAGAGCGCGTGGATGCTCGGGGCCGGGCGGGTGATCGCCATCGACCGGGTGCCCGAGCGGCTCAAGATGGCCGAGGAACACGGGAAGGCCGAAACCATCAACTTCGACAAGGTGAGCGTCTACGACCAGCTTCAGGAGATGACGAAAGGGCGCGGCCCGGACCGGTGCATCGACGCGGTCGGGTGCGAGGCCCACGCAGCCGGCACCATCGACTCGGTCCTCGACAAGGCGAAGGCCACGGTCGGGCTGACCACGGACCGCGCGCACGTCCTGCGCGAGGCGATCATGTGCTGCCGCAAGGCGGGAACCATCTCGGTGCCGGGCGTGTATGTCGGGTTCCCGGACAAAATCCCGTTCGGCGCGTTCATGAACAAGGGACTGACTATGAAGTCGGGTCAGACCCACGTCCAGCGGTACCTGCGGCCGCTACTCGACAAGATCGAGAAGGGCGAAATCGACCCGTCTTTCGTCATCACACACAAGTTGCCGCTGGCCGACGCGCCGGCCGCGTACAAGACGTTCCGGGACAAGAAGGACGGGTGCATCAAGGTCGTTCTCAAGCCGTAA
- a CDS encoding ATP-dependent DNA ligase — MKAFADLYAALDATTRTTGKVEALARYFAGAAPDDAAWAVYFLSGRKPRQAVPSKRLRLWARELAGVPEWLFDEAYHHVGDVAETVALLLPLADRASDVALSEWVTKRLLPLRDLEEEVQKAAVLAAWAELDAGQRFVWNKLITGEFRVGVSQLLVVRALAQVSKLPADVISHRLMGTWEPTAMFYTGLVAADSGDTELSRPYPFFLAHPLEGDPASLGPVAEWQAEWKWDGIRAQVVRRGGQTFVWSRGEELVTDRYPELKAMAAALPDGTVIDGELLPWRQGQVQPFADLQKRIGRKTVSKKLLDEIPVVLVAYDLIEADGADLRERPLGERRDQLEAIVAAANHPALILSPRLALNSWDALARERGASRARGVEGMMLKRRGSPYRVGRVRGDWWKWKVEPFTVDAVLINAQGGHGKRSGLFTDYTFAVWDADKLVPIAKAYSGLTDAEIKQVDAFVRANTVEKFGPVRAVKPELVFELGFEGIQLSTRHKSGIAVRFPRMLRWRTDKKPEEADTLERVKALLNVPAEGGA, encoded by the coding sequence ATGAAAGCGTTCGCGGACCTGTACGCCGCGCTCGACGCGACCACCAGGACGACCGGCAAGGTCGAGGCGCTGGCCCGCTACTTCGCGGGCGCCGCGCCCGACGACGCCGCGTGGGCGGTGTACTTCCTGAGCGGGCGCAAGCCGCGGCAGGCGGTGCCGTCGAAGCGGCTGCGGCTGTGGGCGCGCGAACTGGCCGGCGTCCCGGAGTGGCTGTTCGACGAGGCTTACCACCACGTCGGCGACGTGGCCGAAACCGTCGCGCTCCTGCTGCCACTGGCCGACCGTGCGTCCGATGTCGCGCTCTCGGAGTGGGTCACGAAACGGCTGCTCCCGCTCCGAGACCTCGAAGAAGAGGTGCAAAAGGCGGCGGTGCTGGCGGCGTGGGCGGAACTCGACGCCGGGCAGCGGTTCGTGTGGAACAAGCTCATCACCGGCGAGTTCCGGGTCGGCGTGTCGCAGCTCCTCGTGGTGCGCGCCCTGGCGCAGGTGTCGAAGCTTCCGGCCGACGTGATCTCGCACCGGCTGATGGGGACGTGGGAGCCGACGGCCATGTTCTACACCGGCCTCGTCGCGGCCGACTCGGGCGACACGGAGCTAAGTCGCCCGTACCCGTTCTTCCTCGCGCACCCGTTGGAAGGCGACCCGGCTTCGCTCGGCCCGGTGGCCGAGTGGCAGGCCGAGTGGAAGTGGGACGGCATCCGCGCGCAGGTGGTCCGGCGCGGTGGGCAGACGTTCGTCTGGTCGCGCGGCGAGGAACTCGTCACCGACCGCTACCCGGAACTGAAGGCGATGGCCGCGGCCCTGCCCGACGGCACGGTGATCGATGGCGAGTTGCTCCCCTGGAGACAGGGACAGGTGCAACCGTTCGCCGACCTCCAAAAGCGCATCGGCCGCAAGACCGTGAGCAAGAAGCTGCTGGACGAGATCCCCGTCGTGCTCGTCGCCTACGACCTGATCGAGGCGGACGGGGCCGACCTCCGCGAGCGCCCGCTGGGCGAGCGCCGCGACCAGCTCGAAGCGATTGTCGCGGCGGCGAATCATCCCGCGCTAATCCTCTCGCCGCGGCTCGCCCTCAACTCGTGGGACGCGCTCGCCCGGGAGCGCGGGGCCAGCCGCGCGCGCGGCGTCGAGGGGATGATGTTGAAGCGGCGCGGGTCGCCGTACCGGGTCGGCCGGGTGCGGGGCGACTGGTGGAAGTGGAAGGTCGAACCGTTCACCGTGGACGCGGTGCTCATCAACGCCCAGGGCGGGCACGGCAAGCGCTCGGGGCTGTTCACCGACTACACCTTCGCTGTGTGGGACGCCGACAAGCTCGTGCCGATCGCGAAGGCGTACAGCGGGCTGACCGACGCGGAAATCAAGCAGGTGGACGCGTTCGTGCGCGCGAACACCGTGGAGAAGTTCGGCCCGGTCCGCGCGGTCAAGCCGGAACTGGTGTTCGAGCTGGGGTTCGAGGGCATCCAGCTCTCGACGCGGCACAAGAGCGGGATCGCGGTGCGGTTCCCGCGGATGCTCCGCTGGCGCACCGACAAGAAGCCGGAGGAGGCCGACACGCTGGAGCGCGTCAAGGCGCTGCTGAACGTCCCGGCGGAGGGAGGGGCGTGA
- the pdeM gene encoding ligase-associated DNA damage response endonuclease PdeM has translation MTAEVGIVGERLIPRPDRALFWPRGKALVIADPHFGKAEAFRAAGVPVPGDPAEPLGRLGAALDATAAEHLLVLGDFWHAHEGRTPGVVAELTAWRAARPDLSIRLVRGNHDRAGPPPDGWGDWATESRVGPFVLAHVPEEADDGYVLAGHLHPGVVLGRERLRLPCFWFGPRVGVLPAFGPFTGAATVPIRRGDRVFAVAGDAVVDVSRL, from the coding sequence ATGACCGCCGAGGTCGGAATCGTTGGCGAGCGGTTGATCCCGCGCCCGGACCGGGCGCTGTTCTGGCCGCGGGGCAAGGCGCTGGTGATCGCCGACCCGCACTTCGGTAAGGCGGAGGCGTTCCGTGCCGCCGGCGTGCCGGTGCCGGGCGACCCGGCGGAACCGCTCGGGCGCCTGGGCGCGGCGCTCGACGCCACTGCGGCCGAGCACTTACTCGTCCTGGGCGATTTCTGGCACGCGCACGAGGGCCGAACGCCAGGCGTGGTGGCCGAACTGACCGCGTGGCGCGCCGCCCGGCCGGACCTCTCTATCCGACTGGTGCGCGGCAACCACGACCGCGCCGGCCCGCCGCCGGACGGGTGGGGCGACTGGGCGACCGAGTCGCGCGTCGGGCCGTTCGTGCTCGCTCACGTTCCGGAAGAGGCCGACGACGGGTACGTACTGGCCGGGCACCTGCACCCCGGCGTCGTGTTGGGGCGCGAGCGGTTGCGACTGCCGTGCTTCTGGTTCGGGCCGCGGGTCGGGGTGCTGCCGGCGTTCGGCCCGTTCACCGGGGCCGCGACCGTGCCGATCCGGCGCGGCGACCGGGTGTTCGCCGTCGCCGGCGACGCGGTGGTGGACGTGTCGCGGCTGTGA
- a CDS encoding ligase-associated DNA damage response DEXH box helicase — MRGIPRPPRPKPPKRLPIDPAEVVSPAEWFARRGWAPFDFQREAWAAYREGRSGLVHASTGTGKTYAAFFGPLLEAVEESLTPTPPPIRVLWVTPLRALSADTALALEAPLRPVGLNWDVGTRTADTPAAARTRQQTRLPTALVTTPESLSLLLTYPDARDKFADLRCVVCDEWHELLGSKRGVLTELALARLRAFNPRLRTWGLSATLGDLDAALAALVGVGNAGRVIRGHVSKSVAIDAVLPPRVERFPWAGHLGLSLLPQVVAAIEEGRSALLFTNTRGQCELWYQALLDARPEWAGQVALHHGSLDRKARDWVEDGLRAGTLRCVVCTSTLDLGVDFSPVDRVLQVGSPKGVARLLQRAGRSGHRPGETSRVTCVPTHAFELIEVSAARAAAAEGRIEGRFPLDKPLDVLAQHCVGSALAGGFRADELFAEVRTAHAYRDLSRDEWAWVLDFVTRGGEALKAYPDYRRVEVRDGLYCVPDARIARRHRQSVGVITSEAAVLVQFLRGSKLGTVDESFAARLKPGDRFTFAGRTLEFVKLYEMTAWVRLSKKQTDTKLRWSGSRLPLSGELSAAVRAKLGEAARGQFADEEMRAIRPVLDVQARWSRVPAADEVLAERLRTRDGYHLFLYPFEGRLVHEGVAALLAYRLSLRRPQTFALACNDYGFELVSPDPLDLDAGALKALLAPAGLADDVLASLNAAELAKRQFREVARVAGLVNPGLPHAGRTTKQLQASSGLFYDAFREHDPSNLLLWQARREVLDRQFEVVRLRAALERIAASRVVITAPPKPTPFAFPLLVERMREAVSSETLADRVRKMVAALERKAGPE; from the coding sequence GTGAGGGGCATTCCGAGACCACCGCGGCCCAAGCCGCCGAAGCGTTTACCCATTGACCCGGCGGAGGTGGTATCGCCGGCCGAATGGTTCGCGCGCCGCGGGTGGGCGCCGTTCGATTTTCAACGGGAAGCGTGGGCGGCCTATCGTGAAGGCCGGAGTGGGCTGGTTCACGCGTCCACCGGAACCGGGAAGACCTACGCCGCGTTCTTCGGTCCACTGCTCGAAGCGGTGGAAGAGTCGTTGACTCCAACTCCACCACCGATCCGCGTGCTGTGGGTGACGCCCCTCCGCGCGCTGTCGGCCGACACCGCGCTGGCGCTGGAGGCCCCGCTCCGCCCGGTGGGGCTGAACTGGGACGTCGGCACGCGCACCGCCGACACGCCGGCCGCGGCCCGCACGCGGCAGCAGACGCGCCTGCCGACGGCACTCGTCACCACGCCCGAGAGCCTGTCGCTCCTGCTCACCTACCCGGACGCGCGCGACAAATTCGCGGACCTGCGGTGCGTCGTGTGCGACGAGTGGCACGAGCTGCTCGGCTCGAAGCGCGGGGTACTGACCGAACTCGCGCTCGCACGGCTCCGCGCCTTCAACCCGCGGCTCCGCACGTGGGGGCTGTCGGCCACGCTCGGTGACCTGGACGCCGCGCTCGCGGCGCTGGTGGGCGTCGGCAACGCCGGGCGGGTGATCCGCGGGCACGTGTCGAAATCGGTCGCCATCGACGCGGTACTGCCGCCGCGCGTGGAGCGGTTCCCGTGGGCCGGGCACCTCGGCCTGTCGCTCCTGCCGCAGGTGGTCGCGGCGATCGAAGAGGGCAGGTCGGCGCTGCTGTTTACCAACACCCGCGGGCAGTGCGAGCTGTGGTACCAGGCGCTGCTCGACGCCCGCCCGGAGTGGGCCGGGCAGGTCGCGCTGCACCACGGCTCGCTCGACCGGAAGGCGCGCGACTGGGTCGAGGACGGCCTCCGCGCCGGTACGCTGCGGTGCGTCGTCTGCACCAGCACGCTCGACCTCGGGGTGGACTTCTCGCCGGTCGATCGGGTGCTTCAAGTGGGTAGCCCGAAGGGCGTCGCGCGGCTGCTGCAGCGGGCCGGGCGCAGCGGGCACCGGCCGGGCGAGACCAGCCGCGTCACCTGCGTACCGACGCACGCCTTCGAGTTGATCGAGGTGTCCGCGGCGCGAGCTGCCGCGGCCGAAGGGCGGATCGAGGGGCGGTTCCCGCTCGACAAGCCGCTCGACGTGCTGGCGCAGCACTGCGTCGGCTCGGCGCTGGCCGGCGGGTTCCGTGCCGACGAACTGTTCGCGGAGGTGCGGACGGCGCACGCGTACCGCGACCTGTCGCGAGACGAATGGGCGTGGGTGCTCGACTTCGTCACCCGCGGCGGCGAGGCGCTGAAGGCGTACCCGGACTATCGCCGCGTCGAGGTGCGCGACGGCCTGTACTGCGTGCCGGACGCGCGGATCGCCCGCCGGCACCGGCAGTCGGTCGGCGTCATCACCTCCGAAGCGGCGGTGCTGGTCCAGTTCCTTCGCGGGTCGAAGCTCGGAACGGTGGACGAGTCGTTCGCCGCCCGGCTCAAGCCCGGCGACCGGTTCACTTTCGCCGGGCGCACGCTCGAGTTCGTCAAACTGTACGAGATGACGGCGTGGGTGCGGCTGTCCAAGAAGCAAACGGACACGAAGCTGCGCTGGTCCGGCTCGCGTCTGCCGCTGTCCGGCGAACTGTCGGCGGCGGTGCGGGCCAAGCTGGGTGAGGCCGCCCGCGGGCAGTTCGCAGACGAGGAGATGAGAGCGATTCGACCGGTGTTGGATGTTCAGGCACGGTGGTCGCGGGTGCCGGCCGCCGACGAGGTTCTCGCCGAGCGCCTCCGGACCCGCGACGGGTACCACCTGTTCCTCTACCCGTTCGAGGGGCGGCTCGTTCACGAGGGCGTGGCGGCACTGCTGGCGTACCGGCTGTCGCTCCGGCGCCCGCAGACGTTCGCCCTGGCGTGCAACGACTACGGCTTCGAACTGGTGTCGCCCGACCCGCTCGACCTCGATGCGGGCGCCCTGAAGGCGCTGCTCGCGCCCGCCGGGCTCGCGGACGACGTGCTCGCGTCGCTGAACGCGGCCGAACTCGCGAAGCGGCAGTTCCGCGAAGTCGCTCGTGTCGCCGGGCTGGTGAACCCCGGGCTCCCGCACGCGGGTCGCACAACCAAGCAGCTCCAGGCGTCCAGCGGGCTGTTCTACGACGCGTTCCGCGAACACGACCCGTCGAACTTGCTGTTGTGGCAGGCCCGGCGCGAGGTGCTGGACCGCCAGTTCGAGGTGGTGCGGCTGCGCGCGGCGCTGGAACGCATCGCGGCGAGCCGGGTCGTCATCACCGCCCCGCCCAAGCCGACCCCGTTCGCGTTCCCGCTCCTGGTCGAGCGGATGCGCGAGGCGGTGTCGTCGGAAACGCTCGCCGACCGCGTGCGCAAAATGGTCGCGGCGCTGGAGCGGAAGGCGGGACCGGAATGA
- a CDS encoding response regulator: MPPTTGSCPFGESPSISVLIVDDFRDSADSLADLLRICGHGVQTAYDGGTALAAERPDVVILELRLPGMDGWELVRQLRDRFADHQPVYVAVTTCGLVQERRQSEETGIDFHLLKPVEPGVLMDLLKRLAEASAEVG, translated from the coding sequence ATGCCACCCACCACGGGTTCTTGCCCTTTTGGCGAGTCGCCCTCTATTTCAGTCCTCATTGTCGATGACTTCCGTGACAGCGCCGACAGCCTCGCCGACCTCCTGCGCATCTGCGGGCACGGCGTACAAACGGCGTATGACGGGGGAACGGCACTAGCGGCCGAGCGCCCCGACGTCGTGATCCTGGAACTCCGGCTGCCCGGTATGGACGGATGGGAACTGGTCCGGCAGTTGCGCGACCGCTTCGCGGACCACCAACCGGTTTACGTTGCGGTCACCACCTGTGGGCTGGTCCAAGAGCGCCGACAATCGGAGGAGACGGGAATCGACTTCCACCTGCTGAAGCCGGTCGAGCCCGGCGTACTGATGGATCTGCTGAAGCGGTTAGCCGAAGCGTCCGCCGAAGTGGGTTAA
- a CDS encoding ligase-associated DNA damage response exonuclease yields MDLITLSEDGLYCPAGGFHIDPWNAVPRAVLTHAHSDHARWGCGKYLVAAPGRHLFRTRLGTDADITAVPHGEPVDHNGVRVSFHPAGHVLGSAQIRLEHRGEVWVVTGDYKLDPDPTCLPFEHVRCHTFITESTFALPVYRWERADVLFGGVNAWWRANKAAGACSIVYAYALGKAQRVMAGVDAGIGPIYTHGAVEKVTRAYRDSGVALPPTRSVSEVVTEEGSKGKGKSKAKPWAGALVIAPPSADGSPWAKKFGPKSEAFASGWMCVRGARRRRAVDRGFVLSDHADWPGLLTAVRESGAGRVLATHGFASVLARHLRERGLGADVIATRYGDDAADAGGEGEA; encoded by the coding sequence GTGGACCTGATCACGCTCAGCGAAGACGGTCTGTACTGCCCCGCAGGCGGGTTCCACATCGACCCGTGGAACGCGGTGCCCCGTGCGGTCCTCACCCACGCGCACAGCGACCACGCCCGCTGGGGCTGCGGCAAGTACCTCGTCGCGGCACCGGGGCGGCACCTGTTCCGCACGCGGCTCGGAACGGACGCCGACATCACCGCCGTACCGCACGGCGAGCCGGTCGATCACAACGGCGTGCGCGTCTCGTTTCACCCGGCCGGGCACGTCCTCGGTTCGGCACAAATACGCCTCGAACACCGCGGCGAGGTGTGGGTCGTTACCGGCGACTACAAGCTCGATCCGGACCCCACCTGCCTGCCGTTCGAGCACGTCCGCTGCCACACGTTCATCACCGAGTCGACGTTCGCGCTGCCCGTTTACCGCTGGGAGCGGGCGGACGTGCTGTTCGGCGGGGTGAACGCGTGGTGGCGCGCGAACAAGGCCGCGGGCGCGTGCAGCATCGTGTACGCCTACGCGCTCGGCAAGGCGCAGCGCGTCATGGCGGGCGTGGACGCGGGCATCGGCCCGATCTACACGCACGGCGCGGTCGAGAAGGTGACCCGCGCATACCGCGACAGCGGCGTCGCGCTCCCGCCGACGAGGTCCGTTAGCGAGGTCGTGACGGAGGAGGGTTCGAAGGGGAAAGGAAAATCGAAGGCGAAGCCGTGGGCCGGGGCGCTGGTGATCGCGCCGCCGTCGGCCGACGGGTCGCCGTGGGCGAAGAAATTCGGGCCGAAGTCGGAGGCTTTCGCGAGCGGGTGGATGTGCGTCCGCGGGGCGCGCCGGCGCCGGGCCGTGGACCGCGGGTTCGTGCTGTCCGACCACGCCGACTGGCCCGGGCTCCTGACCGCGGTGAGGGAGAGCGGCGCGGGCCGCGTGCTGGCGACGCACGGGTTCGCGTCGGTACTCGCGCGGCACTTGCGCGAGCGGGGGTTGGGCGCGGACGTGATCGCCACCCGCTACGGCGACGACGCCGCCGACGCGGGCGGGGAGGGCGAAGCATGA
- a CDS encoding response regulator — protein MLLEVIDVFRHNTHPEENPPLRVLYVDDNRDVPDSSVDLLRLFGFEPRACYDGPSALAEAVTFRPSVCLIDLNMPNMDGDELAIRLREQTHDHPLILVAVTAMSGDREAERIRAAGFDMHFIKLVDPQQLLMLVDTLWRAWLRWVHRDDKKRPSEEDRSGR, from the coding sequence GTGCTGCTGGAAGTGATTGACGTGTTCCGCCACAACACCCATCCGGAGGAGAACCCGCCCCTGCGGGTGCTCTATGTCGATGACAACCGGGACGTGCCCGACTCGTCAGTAGACCTGCTCCGCCTGTTCGGGTTCGAGCCACGTGCCTGCTACGACGGGCCGAGCGCCCTTGCCGAGGCCGTGACTTTCCGGCCGAGTGTGTGCCTCATCGACCTGAACATGCCGAACATGGACGGGGACGAACTCGCGATCCGGCTCCGGGAACAGACACACGATCACCCCCTCATCTTGGTGGCAGTTACCGCAATGAGCGGGGACCGGGAAGCCGAGCGGATCAGGGCCGCGGGTTTCGACATGCACTTCATCAAGCTGGTGGACCCGCAGCAACTGCTGATGCTCGTCGATACGCTGTGGCGCGCGTGGCTCCGGTGGGTCCACCGCGACGATAAGAAACGGCCTTCGGAAGAGGACCGTTCGGGCCGTTAG
- the trhA gene encoding PAQR family membrane homeostasis protein TrhA, producing the protein MELRDPVSSASHLFAAAWAAYATLIMLRLTPVRSGRRPAVAVFGASMVFLYLASGVFHGVPYTRYENPEAFRFFQRVDQSAIFILIAGTNTPMIVVLLRGRWRRCCLLGMWVPTAVGVAGLWLLPKAPHEAIVVLGLAMGWVGLLPLVHYYRAVGRGAMNWVWTGGVLYSAGAVCELIEWPMVWEWPLRFGFHEVFHLFSVAANVTFFLFVVRYVIPFDATGREEITPDSTRERDESFRSLVHSNAASGLPEPTHPEKY; encoded by the coding sequence ATGGAGTTACGCGACCCGGTCAGTTCCGCCTCACATTTGTTCGCCGCCGCCTGGGCCGCCTACGCCACGCTGATCATGCTCCGGTTGACCCCGGTGCGGTCGGGGCGCCGCCCCGCCGTGGCCGTGTTCGGCGCGTCGATGGTGTTCCTCTATCTGGCCAGCGGCGTGTTCCACGGGGTGCCGTACACCCGGTACGAGAACCCCGAGGCGTTCCGGTTCTTCCAGCGCGTGGACCAGTCGGCCATCTTCATTCTGATCGCCGGGACCAACACCCCGATGATCGTCGTCCTACTCCGGGGACGGTGGCGGAGGTGCTGCTTGTTGGGCATGTGGGTGCCCACGGCGGTCGGGGTGGCGGGACTGTGGCTGTTGCCAAAAGCGCCCCACGAGGCGATCGTCGTCCTCGGGCTGGCGATGGGCTGGGTCGGGCTGCTCCCGCTCGTCCACTACTACCGGGCGGTCGGGCGCGGCGCGATGAACTGGGTGTGGACCGGGGGCGTGCTGTATTCCGCCGGCGCGGTGTGCGAACTGATCGAATGGCCGATGGTGTGGGAGTGGCCGCTGCGGTTCGGCTTCCACGAGGTGTTCCACCTGTTCAGCGTTGCCGCCAACGTAACATTCTTCCTGTTCGTCGTGCGGTACGTGATCCCGTTTGATGCAACGGGGCGGGAAGAAATCACGCCGGATTCGACGCGCGAACGGGACGAATCTTTCCGGTCACTCGTTCACTCGAATGCAGCGAGCGGCTTGCCCGAACCAACACACCCCGAGAAATACTGA
- a CDS encoding class I SAM-dependent methyltransferase produces MAKTAPDYDAYQTSFHDAFRDELYGIIDALPAAGDALDVPCGNGFYSRRLAERTSGRLTAVDSNDEYLRSARAAVTGRAVRKADAYQLPFADATFDLVWCAQSLISLDPDRAVREMFRVVKPDGVVAVLEVDEFHRVLLPWPPELEAAIPRAVYKASVLKYGDAIKLAPSRKLRAVLNRAGFGSVRRTTHPFDRAAPFDLPTVTFVERHVEYLRSLVYARLPAPMRKAFDRVTDAGAAGSLYRLPGAELICINAVYLASPWAK; encoded by the coding sequence ATGGCGAAAACAGCTCCCGATTACGACGCCTATCAAACGTCCTTTCACGACGCCTTCCGGGACGAGCTCTACGGAATCATCGACGCCCTCCCCGCAGCCGGTGACGCGCTCGACGTGCCGTGCGGCAACGGGTTTTATTCGCGCCGACTGGCCGAGCGCACGAGCGGGCGGCTGACCGCCGTCGATTCCAACGACGAGTACCTCCGTAGCGCCCGCGCGGCCGTGACCGGGCGCGCCGTTCGGAAAGCCGATGCTTACCAACTACCTTTCGCGGACGCCACATTCGACCTGGTGTGGTGCGCCCAGAGCCTGATCAGCCTGGACCCGGACCGCGCCGTTCGGGAGATGTTCCGCGTCGTGAAGCCCGACGGGGTCGTGGCGGTTCTGGAAGTGGACGAGTTCCACCGGGTGCTGTTGCCGTGGCCGCCCGAATTGGAAGCGGCCATTCCCCGGGCCGTCTACAAAGCGAGCGTGCTGAAATACGGTGACGCAATCAAACTGGCCCCGTCCCGTAAGCTCCGTGCCGTCCTCAACCGGGCCGGGTTCGGGTCCGTTCGCCGCACCACGCACCCGTTCGACCGGGCCGCGCCGTTCGACCTGCCTACGGTCACGTTCGTCGAGCGGCACGTCGAGTACCTGCGTTCGCTCGTGTACGCCCGCCTGCCGGCCCCGATGCGTAAGGCGTTCGATCGCGTGACCGATGCGGGCGCGGCAGGTTCGCTGTATCGCCTGCCGGGCGCCGAGCTGATCTGTATCAACGCGGTGTACCTGGCCTCGCCCTGGGCGAAATGA